The Streptomyces albofaciens JCM 4342 genome has a segment encoding these proteins:
- a CDS encoding HAD family hydrolase, with the protein MSISASTSPASAASGPGSPTPGSPASVIFDLDGTLVDSEPNYFEATRSVLARHGVTGFTWEDHTRFIGIGSRETLETLKREHAIAAPLDDLLADKNRAYLERARAHTEVFPEMRKFVELLHAAGHPLAVASGSSRHAIEAVLGSTGLDAQLTVLVSAEEVGQGKPAPDIFLEAARRLGAPPRECVVLEDAPPGAEAAHRAGMRCVAIPYVPETATDRSFGSAGLFFPGGQREFTAEAAYRWITAAES; encoded by the coding sequence ATGAGCATTTCCGCCAGCACCTCCCCCGCCTCGGCCGCGTCCGGCCCCGGCTCTCCCACCCCCGGCTCCCCCGCCTCCGTGATCTTCGACCTGGACGGCACGCTCGTGGACAGCGAGCCGAACTACTTCGAGGCGACGCGCAGCGTGCTCGCCCGGCACGGCGTGACCGGCTTCACCTGGGAGGACCACACCCGCTTCATCGGCATCGGCTCCCGCGAGACGCTGGAGACGCTCAAGCGGGAGCACGCCATCGCCGCGCCCCTCGACGACCTGCTGGCCGACAAGAACCGCGCCTATCTGGAGCGGGCTCGGGCGCACACCGAGGTCTTCCCGGAGATGCGGAAGTTCGTGGAGTTGCTGCACGCCGCCGGGCATCCGCTGGCGGTGGCCTCCGGCTCCTCGCGCCATGCGATCGAGGCGGTGCTCGGCAGCACCGGCCTGGACGCGCAGTTGACCGTGCTCGTCTCGGCCGAGGAGGTCGGGCAGGGCAAGCCCGCGCCGGACATCTTCCTGGAGGCGGCGCGCCGGCTGGGCGCGCCGCCGCGGGAGTGCGTGGTGCTGGAGGACGCGCCGCCCGGCGCGGAGGCCGCGCACCGGGCGGGCATGCGGTGCGTCGCGATCCCGTACGTACCGGAAACGGCGACGGACCGGTCCTTCGGCAGCGCCGGGCTGTTCTTCCCGGGCGGGCAGCGGGAGTTCACGGCGGAGGCCGCGTACCGGTGGATCACGGCGGCCGAGAGCTGA